In Thermomonas paludicola, the following are encoded in one genomic region:
- the tldD gene encoding metalloprotease TldD — translation MNTLTLAESALLAPAGLDLHALDGAFARLLGPGIDFGDLYFQHARREAWSMEDGIVKDGSHSIEQGVGVRAISGEKTGFAYSDELDAPALIAAAQSARAIARDGRAQGAHALQSRSARALYPALDPIDALDNLVKVAALRRVDALVRALDPRVRQVMVSLTGGVDTVLVARSDGVLAGDVRPLVRMNVQVIVEQNGRRESGFSGFGGRYGYAELLAGDKPETFAREALRQALVNLDAIDAPAGAMPVVLGHGWPGVLLHEAVGHGLEGDFNRKGTSTYAGRIGQRVAAAGVTIVDDGTLDGRRGSLSIDDEGTPSQCTTLIEDGVLVGYMQDTHNARLMGMAPTGNGRRESFAHLVLPRMTNTYMRAGSHDPDDMIRSVKKGLYAVNFGGGQVDITSGKYVFSTTEAYLIEDGRITVPVKGATLIGNGPETMQKVAMIGADLALDDGVGICGKDGQSVPVGVGQPSLLISEITVGGTKA, via the coding sequence ATGAATACACTGACGCTCGCCGAATCCGCCTTGCTCGCCCCCGCCGGTCTTGACCTGCATGCCCTGGATGGCGCCTTTGCCCGCCTGTTGGGGCCGGGCATCGATTTCGGCGACCTGTATTTCCAGCATGCGCGGCGCGAGGCGTGGAGCATGGAGGACGGCATCGTCAAGGACGGCTCGCACAGCATCGAGCAGGGCGTGGGCGTGCGTGCGATTTCCGGCGAGAAAACCGGCTTCGCCTATTCCGATGAACTCGACGCGCCGGCGCTGATCGCGGCGGCGCAGTCGGCGCGCGCGATCGCCCGCGATGGCCGCGCGCAGGGCGCGCACGCATTGCAGTCCAGGAGCGCCCGTGCGCTGTATCCGGCGCTGGACCCCATCGACGCGCTGGACAACCTCGTCAAGGTGGCGGCGCTGCGCCGCGTGGATGCGCTGGTGCGCGCGCTTGACCCGCGCGTGCGGCAGGTGATGGTGAGCCTGACCGGCGGCGTGGATACCGTGCTGGTGGCGCGCAGCGACGGTGTGCTGGCCGGCGATGTGCGGCCGCTGGTGCGGATGAACGTGCAGGTGATCGTGGAGCAGAACGGGCGCCGCGAATCCGGGTTTTCCGGTTTCGGCGGACGCTACGGTTATGCCGAATTGCTGGCGGGCGACAAACCGGAGACGTTCGCGCGCGAAGCGCTGCGGCAGGCGCTGGTGAATCTGGACGCCATCGATGCTCCCGCCGGGGCAATGCCGGTGGTGTTGGGCCACGGCTGGCCGGGCGTGCTGCTGCACGAGGCGGTGGGCCACGGGTTGGAGGGCGACTTCAACCGCAAGGGCACCTCCACCTATGCCGGCCGCATCGGCCAGCGCGTTGCCGCCGCAGGCGTGACCATTGTCGATGATGGCACCCTGGACGGTCGCCGTGGCTCGCTCAGCATCGACGACGAAGGCACGCCCAGCCAGTGCACCACGCTGATCGAAGACGGCGTGCTGGTCGGCTACATGCAGGACACCCACAACGCGCGGCTGATGGGCATGGCCCCGACCGGCAATGGTCGCCGTGAATCGTTTGCGCACCTGGTGCTGCCGCGGATGACCAATACCTACATGCGGGCGGGCAGCCACGACCCGGACGACATGATCCGATCGGTGAAAAAAGGCCTGTATGCGGTCAACTTCGGCGGTGGCCAGGTGGACATCACCAGCGGCAAGTACGTGTTCTCGACCACCGAGGCCTATCTGATCGAAGATGGAAGAATCACCGTGCCCGTGAAGGGTGCGACGCTGATCGGCAACGGTCCGGAAACCATGCAGAAGGTGGCGATGATCGGTGCCGACCTGGCGCTGGATGACGGCGTGGGCATCTGCGGCAAGGACGGGCAGTCAGTGCCGGTCGGCGTGGGCCAACCCAGCTTGCTGATCTCGGAAATTACCGTGGGCGGGACGAAGGCGTGA
- a CDS encoding DUF1501 domain-containing protein, with protein MKLDRRSFLGLGAGALAMAAIPKFALAASSASDTRFLLVLLRGGLDGLHALQPLGDPAFAALRGEFASARGQAAALRLNADFALHGSMTCSAGLFASGQLLPVVAVAPPYRHRSHFEAQDCVENGTTGTSGTTGWLNRCVAAIPGGKGLALSAVMPLAMRGTGDVSTWSPPLANGVDPILWQQLQLLYAADAALAPTFDSIDAGMEGTSAGNDKGDLRLPQAMAAAATFMSAANGPRIGFVEDTGWDTHGGELAVLDRKLAELDAGLQAFHEGAQPVWGRTVVAIVTEFGRTAAINGTGGTDHGTGGVAFLAGGAVNGGRIAGDWPGLGNAQLNEGRDLLATTDMRALFKGVLRDHLGIARDALAQHVFPESAALSPLAGLVRG; from the coding sequence ATGAAACTCGATCGACGCAGCTTCCTCGGCTTGGGTGCCGGTGCGTTGGCAATGGCGGCAATTCCCAAATTCGCGCTGGCTGCAAGCTCGGCGTCGGACACGCGCTTTCTGCTGGTGCTGTTGCGCGGCGGGCTGGATGGTCTGCATGCGTTGCAGCCCCTCGGCGACCCGGCCTTTGCGGCGCTGCGGGGCGAGTTTGCCAGCGCCAGGGGGCAGGCCGCGGCGCTGCGCCTGAACGCCGATTTCGCGCTGCACGGCAGCATGACCTGCAGCGCCGGACTGTTTGCCAGCGGGCAGTTGTTGCCGGTGGTTGCGGTGGCGCCGCCGTATCGGCATCGCTCGCATTTCGAGGCGCAGGATTGCGTGGAAAATGGCACCACCGGCACCAGTGGAACGACGGGTTGGCTCAATCGCTGCGTGGCCGCGATTCCGGGCGGCAAGGGCTTGGCGCTGTCGGCGGTGATGCCGCTTGCCATGCGCGGCACGGGCGACGTTTCCACGTGGTCGCCGCCGCTGGCCAACGGGGTGGACCCGATCCTGTGGCAACAGCTGCAGTTGCTGTACGCCGCCGATGCAGCGCTGGCACCGACCTTCGACTCGATCGATGCGGGGATGGAAGGCACGAGCGCAGGCAACGACAAAGGGGACCTGCGTCTGCCGCAGGCAATGGCGGCAGCGGCAACCTTCATGTCGGCAGCAAACGGCCCGCGCATCGGTTTCGTGGAAGACACCGGCTGGGATACCCACGGTGGCGAACTGGCGGTGCTGGATCGCAAGCTGGCGGAGCTGGATGCGGGGCTGCAGGCCTTTCACGAGGGGGCGCAGCCGGTGTGGGGCAGAACGGTGGTCGCCATCGTCACCGAATTCGGGCGCACCGCGGCGATCAATGGCACCGGCGGCACCGATCACGGGACCGGCGGTGTGGCGTTCCTGGCCGGTGGTGCGGTCAACGGTGGCCGCATCGCCGGCGACTGGCCCGGGCTTGGCAACGCGCAGCTCAATGAAGGTCGCGACCTCCTCGCCACCACCGACATGCGCGCGCTGTTCAAGGGCGTGCTGCGCGATCACCTTGGCATTGCCCGCGACGCGCTGGCACAGCACGTGTTTCCGGAGAGTGCCGCGCTGTCGCCACTGGCCGGGTTGGTGCGTGGATAA
- the yjgA gene encoding ribosome biogenesis factor YjgA codes for MRGHDEETGEFLSPSRSAQRRAALDVLELGEQLVALTAAQLGRLPIPEDVLPHIQDTQRIASHGARKRQLAFLAKQMRKLDDATLDAIRDAMSKDGDAARRETAALHRAEALREALLGVDGDAALTAVVAAHPQVDRQKLRQLVRNTHDERAKNKPPRAFRELFRELRDLLSRGDDASDDALEDDDT; via the coding sequence ATGCGAGGACATGACGAAGAGACCGGCGAATTCCTGAGCCCCAGCCGCAGCGCGCAACGGCGTGCGGCGCTGGACGTGCTGGAATTGGGTGAGCAACTGGTGGCACTGACCGCGGCGCAGCTGGGCCGGCTGCCCATTCCCGAAGACGTGTTGCCGCATATCCAGGACACCCAGCGCATCGCCTCCCACGGCGCGCGCAAACGCCAGCTGGCCTTCCTGGCCAAGCAGATGCGCAAGCTGGACGACGCGACGCTGGATGCGATCCGCGATGCCATGTCCAAGGACGGCGACGCCGCGCGCCGCGAAACCGCTGCCCTGCATCGCGCCGAAGCGCTGCGCGAGGCGCTGCTGGGCGTGGATGGCGATGCCGCGCTGACGGCAGTCGTGGCCGCCCATCCGCAGGTTGACCGCCAGAAACTGCGCCAACTGGTGCGCAATACCCACGACGAACGCGCCAAGAACAAGCCGCCGCGCGCGTTCCGCGAGCTGTTCCGCGAACTGCGGGATTTGTTGTCGCGCGGCGATGACGCCAGCGACGATGCGCTTGAAGACGACGACACCTGA
- a CDS encoding DUF4870 domain-containing protein, with the protein MFGHLSALTGVVTGGLGNFLGPLIVWQMKKDTLPFAADQAKEALNFNITLLIVGVAFGVIGAIFTAITLGFGAILVVPLALALGVAWLVFTIMAAMKANDGVAYRYPLTIRLIK; encoded by the coding sequence ATGTTCGGCCACCTGTCTGCCCTCACCGGGGTCGTGACCGGCGGGCTGGGCAACTTCCTGGGGCCGCTGATCGTCTGGCAGATGAAGAAAGACACGCTGCCTTTCGCGGCTGATCAGGCCAAGGAAGCGCTCAATTTCAACATCACCTTGCTCATCGTCGGTGTTGCGTTTGGCGTGATCGGCGCCATCTTCACTGCCATCACCCTTGGGTTCGGGGCAATTCTGGTGGTGCCTCTGGCGTTGGCGCTGGGCGTTGCTTGGCTGGTTTTCACCATCATGGCGGCAATGAAGGCAAACGATGGCGTGGCCTACCGTTATCCGCTGACGATCCGCCTGATCAAGTAA
- the pmbA gene encoding metalloprotease PmbA yields MNTFVTDLAPLPDDSSQRQQRLADVARQLLERARAAGATQAEVSCNEDAGLAVNVRMGEVETVEATRDRGVAITVYFGQRKGSASTADLREDSLEATVAQACAIARHTEEDPASGLADPALMATVQREFDSWHPAPFDATRAIDLALACEQAGREVDARIGNSDGASMNANASLSVYANSHGFLGSERATSYSLGCALIAGEGEAMQRDGWYSVALAQPDLEAPRAVGRKAAQRTVDRLDARQLPTGQVPVLFAAEMARSLIGSFIGAVSGGALYRKASFLLDSAGTRVFPEWFAIEEDPFLARGFRSAAFDAEGVATCRSMLVDAGIVQRYVLGSYSARKLGLQTTANAGGVHNLEVKANAGDLHAMVKGMARGLLVTELMGQGVNAITGDYSRGAAGFWVENGEIAYPVDGITIAGNLKSMFAGIEAVGNDIDPRSHVRTGSILIGSMMVAGSGAT; encoded by the coding sequence TTGAACACGTTCGTCACCGATCTTGCCCCCCTTCCGGATGACAGCAGCCAGCGCCAACAGCGGCTCGCCGACGTTGCGCGGCAGCTGCTGGAGCGCGCCCGCGCCGCTGGCGCAACGCAGGCCGAGGTGAGCTGCAACGAAGACGCCGGCCTGGCGGTCAACGTGCGGATGGGCGAGGTGGAGACGGTGGAAGCCACGCGCGACCGCGGCGTCGCCATCACCGTGTATTTCGGCCAGCGCAAGGGCAGCGCCAGCACCGCCGACCTGCGCGAGGACAGCCTCGAGGCCACCGTGGCGCAGGCCTGCGCGATTGCCCGCCACACCGAGGAGGATCCGGCGTCCGGCCTTGCCGATCCGGCGCTGATGGCCACCGTCCAGCGGGAGTTCGACAGCTGGCATCCGGCGCCGTTCGACGCCACCCGTGCCATCGATCTGGCGCTGGCCTGCGAGCAGGCGGGGCGCGAGGTGGATGCACGCATCGGCAATTCCGACGGGGCGTCGATGAATGCCAACGCCTCGCTCAGCGTGTATGCCAACTCGCATGGCTTCCTTGGCAGCGAACGTGCGACCTCCTACAGCCTGGGTTGCGCGCTGATTGCCGGCGAAGGCGAGGCGATGCAGCGGGATGGCTGGTACAGCGTGGCGCTGGCGCAGCCGGACCTGGAGGCGCCACGTGCCGTGGGTCGCAAGGCGGCGCAGCGCACGGTGGACCGGCTGGACGCGCGCCAGCTTCCCACCGGGCAGGTGCCGGTGCTGTTTGCCGCCGAAATGGCGCGTTCGCTGATTGGCAGCTTCATCGGTGCGGTATCCGGCGGTGCGCTGTACCGCAAAGCCAGTTTCCTGCTGGACAGTGCGGGCACGCGCGTGTTCCCGGAGTGGTTTGCCATCGAGGAAGACCCGTTCCTGGCGCGCGGCTTCCGCTCGGCGGCGTTCGATGCCGAAGGCGTGGCGACGTGTCGCTCGATGCTGGTGGATGCCGGCATCGTGCAGCGCTACGTGCTGGGCAGCTATTCGGCACGCAAGCTCGGCTTGCAGACCACCGCCAATGCGGGGGGCGTGCACAACCTCGAGGTGAAGGCGAATGCAGGCGACCTGCACGCGATGGTGAAGGGCATGGCGCGCGGCCTGCTGGTGACCGAGTTGATGGGGCAGGGCGTGAATGCGATCACCGGCGACTATTCGCGCGGCGCGGCGGGCTTCTGGGTGGAGAACGGCGAGATCGCCTATCCCGTCGATGGCATCACCATCGCCGGCAACCTGAAATCGATGTTTGCGGGCATTGAGGCCGTGGGCAATGACATCGACCCGCGTTCCCATGTTCGTACCGGCTCGATCCTGATCGGCTCGATGATGGTGGCCGGATCGGGCGCCACATGA
- a CDS encoding YhdP family protein — protein MPWRHRLRLLRRGAWYALAGVLLLVALLATVANQLLPMVEQRPEQVAAWLSARAQRKVTFDRLETEWTRRGPLLQLDNLRIGDGPDALPIGDAEILVAPYAGLLPGRSLTELRLRGLDLTLQRDSNGQWQVRGLPGQQTGGDPLDALAHLGELQIAQARLRVLAPELGLDLRLPRIDLRLQVNGSRVRAGARAWLRADATPFDIAGDLDRRSGDGQVYAGTRQVDLAEVAGTVHLLGVTPISGKGALQGWARLQGHRVVAVHAVAGLKDVRLRGAPLPDAPAPSRALGELALDARWAGSLADWQLHVARLRLGSGAQPQTLDGLALAGGHHYALRARRLDAAPLLQLAMLGNALSPGLRHWLQAAAPGALLEDVEFAGGGGKLRASARLRGFRFDPVGHAPGLRGVGGWLQADQDGLRLRFDRSAQVAFDWPAGFGVVHEFKLDGEAVVWRDGAGWTVRTPGLALAGGALQMRARGGIGFQGDGSRPHLDIAADIGDTPISMAHGFWIHHLMPKATVQWLDMALQGGTLRNVHAIVAGDLDDWPFRNEPGMAGAGVFRADAHIDDGTVKFQRDWPAAQQMDADVSFVADGFTVNGRAQLAGVPIPAFSAGIARFREAELRVDAQAAGDARNFLTMLRASPLHKDYGEIMDNLRAAGPAQAGFHMLLPLHHDQPVPPTIEGTVTLAGVQLGEQRYKLDFQQVRGQARYDRGGFEAPALQVRHEGAPGLLALRAGPHVRDPAQAFEAQLQTQADIDGLLDQAGNLDWLKPHVRGSSAWTAEISVPRAAGKGTPTSRLRLRSNLVGTVFDLPEPLRKAAGMALPATVDLRLPLDGGEVVATLGNLLSLRSRSVKGQTGLRVQLGGGDAGPPPARGLSVSGQVDRLDALDWIGLAAGGRGNGDLPLQRIDVQAQRLRLLGSEFAAAKLQLMPAARGTAVQVQGAGIAGSLMVPEADGAAVTGRFDRLYWGLPGVDAAGAASPLGIRFDPAAIPPLLFDVADLRIGEVALGRARFRSTPVAGGLRLDEFTTSGGKQRLAASGSWVGRGAGERSQLKLEANSDDIGVLLAGLGLGGQVRGGKGRLGLEANWAGGPEAFSPGTVAALLALDARDGHLLELEPGAGRVLGLLGIAQLRRRLTLDFSDFFSKGFAFDRIQGNARLAQGILHTDNLAIRGPAADILVRGDTDLRNQRFDQSVDVLPKSGGLLTAVGALAGGPVGAAVGAVANAVLDKPMRGLGAKHYRITGPWASPAIETQAHAALPVATTTPTQGD, from the coding sequence ATGCCTTGGCGCCATCGCCTGCGTCTGCTCAGGCGCGGTGCCTGGTATGCGTTGGCTGGGGTGTTGTTGCTGGTGGCGCTGCTGGCCACCGTGGCCAACCAGCTGTTGCCGATGGTCGAGCAGCGTCCGGAGCAGGTGGCGGCATGGCTGAGCGCGCGCGCGCAGCGCAAGGTGACCTTCGACCGGCTTGAAACCGAATGGACTCGGCGTGGCCCGCTGCTGCAGCTGGACAATTTGCGCATTGGCGATGGCCCCGATGCGCTGCCGATCGGTGATGCGGAAATTCTGGTTGCACCCTACGCCGGACTGTTGCCGGGGCGCTCGCTGACTGAGCTGCGTTTGCGCGGGTTGGACCTGACCCTGCAGCGCGACAGCAATGGCCAATGGCAGGTGCGTGGGTTGCCGGGCCAGCAGACCGGCGGCGATCCGCTGGATGCGCTGGCGCATCTGGGTGAACTGCAGATCGCACAGGCGCGGCTGCGCGTGCTGGCGCCGGAGCTTGGGCTTGACCTGCGGCTGCCGCGCATCGATCTGCGCCTGCAGGTCAACGGCAGTCGCGTGCGCGCGGGTGCGCGCGCCTGGTTGCGTGCGGACGCGACGCCATTCGACATTGCCGGCGATCTGGATCGCCGCAGCGGTGACGGCCAGGTCTATGCAGGGACGCGGCAGGTGGATCTGGCGGAAGTCGCCGGCACCGTGCATTTGCTCGGCGTCACGCCCATCAGCGGCAAGGGTGCGCTGCAGGGCTGGGCACGCCTGCAGGGCCACCGGGTGGTTGCGGTACACGCGGTTGCCGGGTTGAAGGATGTGCGCCTGCGCGGGGCACCGTTGCCGGACGCGCCGGCCCCAAGCCGCGCGTTGGGCGAGTTGGCGCTGGATGCCCGCTGGGCCGGCAGCCTGGCCGATTGGCAGCTTCACGTGGCGCGGCTGCGCTTGGGCAGTGGCGCGCAGCCACAAACGCTGGATGGGCTGGCGCTGGCGGGTGGCCACCACTATGCCCTGCGTGCACGGCGATTGGATGCAGCCCCGCTGCTGCAGCTTGCGATGCTCGGCAATGCGCTGTCCCCCGGGTTGCGGCATTGGCTGCAGGCAGCCGCGCCGGGCGCGCTGCTGGAGGATGTGGAATTTGCGGGCGGTGGCGGCAAGCTGCGCGCCAGCGCGCGCCTGCGCGGCTTCCGCTTTGATCCGGTCGGGCATGCGCCCGGCCTGCGCGGCGTGGGTGGGTGGCTGCAGGCGGATCAGGACGGGCTGCGGCTGCGCTTTGATCGCAGCGCGCAGGTGGCATTCGATTGGCCCGCCGGGTTCGGTGTCGTCCACGAATTCAAGCTCGATGGCGAAGCCGTTGTGTGGCGTGACGGCGCGGGCTGGACCGTGCGGACGCCGGGGCTCGCCCTCGCCGGCGGCGCGTTGCAGATGCGGGCGCGTGGCGGCATCGGATTCCAGGGCGACGGCAGCCGCCCGCATCTGGACATCGCCGCAGACATTGGCGATACGCCGATTTCAATGGCGCACGGCTTCTGGATCCACCACCTGATGCCCAAGGCGACGGTGCAGTGGCTGGACATGGCCCTGCAGGGCGGCACCCTGCGCAACGTTCATGCGATCGTCGCGGGTGACCTGGACGACTGGCCGTTCCGCAATGAGCCGGGCATGGCCGGTGCCGGCGTGTTTCGTGCGGATGCGCATATCGACGATGGCACGGTGAAATTCCAGCGCGACTGGCCGGCGGCGCAGCAGATGGATGCCGACGTCAGCTTCGTGGCCGACGGGTTCACCGTGAACGGGCGGGCGCAGCTTGCCGGCGTTCCGATACCGGCCTTCAGCGCGGGCATCGCCCGCTTCCGCGAAGCCGAGCTGCGGGTGGATGCGCAGGCAGCAGGCGATGCACGCAATTTCCTGACGATGCTGCGCGCCAGCCCGCTGCACAAGGACTATGGCGAGATCATGGACAACCTGCGCGCGGCGGGCCCGGCGCAGGCGGGGTTCCACATGCTGCTGCCGCTGCACCATGACCAGCCGGTGCCGCCCACCATCGAAGGTACGGTGACGCTGGCCGGGGTGCAGCTGGGCGAGCAGCGTTACAAGCTCGATTTCCAGCAGGTGCGCGGGCAGGCGCGCTACGACCGTGGCGGCTTCGAGGCGCCTGCGCTGCAGGTGCGTCACGAGGGCGCGCCCGGGCTGCTGGCGCTGCGTGCCGGGCCGCATGTGCGTGATCCCGCGCAGGCGTTCGAGGCGCAATTGCAGACCCAGGCCGATATCGATGGGCTGCTTGATCAGGCGGGCAATCTGGATTGGCTGAAGCCGCACGTGCGCGGCAGCTCGGCCTGGACTGCGGAAATTTCGGTTCCGCGCGCGGCTGGAAAAGGCACGCCGACCTCCCGGCTGCGGCTGCGTTCCAATCTGGTGGGCACGGTGTTCGACCTGCCCGAGCCATTGCGCAAGGCAGCCGGCATGGCGTTGCCCGCCACGGTCGATCTGCGCCTGCCGCTTGACGGTGGCGAGGTCGTGGCCACCCTGGGCAATCTGCTGTCGCTGCGCAGCCGCAGCGTGAAGGGCCAGACCGGCCTGCGCGTGCAATTGGGTGGTGGCGACGCCGGCCCGCCGCCGGCGCGCGGGCTGTCGGTAAGCGGGCAGGTGGATCGGCTTGATGCACTGGACTGGATCGGGCTTGCCGCCGGTGGTCGCGGCAATGGCGACCTGCCGCTGCAGCGCATCGATGTGCAAGCGCAGCGGCTGCGCCTGCTGGGCAGCGAATTTGCCGCGGCCAAGCTGCAGCTGATGCCCGCTGCGCGCGGGACCGCCGTGCAGGTGCAGGGCGCGGGGATTGCCGGCAGCCTGATGGTGCCGGAAGCCGATGGGGCAGCCGTGACCGGTCGCTTCGACAGGCTGTATTGGGGACTGCCCGGTGTCGATGCGGCTGGCGCGGCTTCACCGCTGGGGATCCGGTTCGATCCGGCAGCCATTCCGCCGCTGCTGTTCGACGTGGCCGACCTGCGCATCGGCGAAGTGGCGCTGGGGCGTGCGCGCTTCCGCAGCACGCCGGTCGCCGGCGGCTTGCGTCTGGACGAATTCACCACCAGTGGTGGCAAGCAGCGGCTGGCCGCCAGTGGAAGCTGGGTGGGGCGCGGCGCGGGCGAGCGCAGCCAGCTCAAGCTGGAAGCCAATAGCGACGACATCGGCGTGCTGCTGGCCGGACTGGGGCTGGGCGGTCAGGTGCGCGGTGGCAAGGGCCGGCTGGGACTGGAGGCGAACTGGGCCGGCGGTCCGGAGGCGTTCTCGCCGGGCACCGTGGCGGCGCTGCTGGCGCTGGATGCCCGCGACGGCCACCTGCTGGAACTGGAGCCCGGCGCGGGCCGGGTGCTGGGCCTGCTGGGCATTGCCCAGTTGCGGCGCCGGCTGACCCTGGACTTCAGCGACTTCTTCAGCAAGGGCTTTGCGTTTGACCGGATCCAGGGCAATGCACGGCTGGCCCAAGGGATCCTGCACACCGACAATCTCGCCATTCGCGGCCCCGCCGCCGATATCCTGGTGCGCGGCGACACCGATTTGCGCAACCAGCGCTTCGACCAGAGCGTGGACGTGCTGCCCAAGTCCGGCGGCTTGCTGACCGCGGTGGGCGCGCTGGCCGGCGGGCCGGTGGGCGCGGCGGTGGGCGCGGTGGCCAACGCCGTGTTGGACAAGCCGATGCGTGGCTTGGGCGCAAAGCACTACCGCATCACCGGGCCATGGGCATCCCCGGCAATCGAAACGCAGGCGCACGCGGCATTGCCGGTGGCCACCACGACGCCCACCCAAGGCGATTGA
- a CDS encoding DUF1800 domain-containing protein, which yields MAISRTVSAANRFGLGARAGELQRIGNDPRGWLLAQLGVAQPIDAFAGLPDSAGYLDLYVQVQKQRKQMRELKAAGDLDAARRVSGRDGLRRAMQQELLLRQGVAVASEQGFRERLVRFWSNHFAISVDKHVAALFAAPMEREAIRPHVGGRFVDMLLAVERHPGMLLYLDNAQSIGDDSRMATRRAGARKRGLNENLAREIMELHTLGVNAGYSQQDVTEFARAITGWSVARPNDRGSGSGAFVFRATAHEPGARRVFGSTYRQPGEEQGVAILHDLARHPATARHVSMKLARHFVADAPAPALVERMARAWLASDGDLAQVCRTMVEDDRAWVAMDRKFKTPEDFCVSALRACGLDGQRELALSLRLQGQLGQPVFQPRSPAGFGDVAADWGGPDALFKRVQAAQTLAERLPTGIDLTPQVLGDAVLGSALDAQTATALRRAESVQQGVALLLASPAFQWRT from the coding sequence ATGGCGATATCCCGGACCGTCAGCGCGGCCAACCGGTTCGGGCTGGGTGCCCGAGCGGGCGAACTGCAACGCATCGGCAACGACCCGCGCGGCTGGTTGCTGGCGCAACTGGGCGTGGCGCAGCCGATCGACGCATTCGCTGGTCTGCCGGATAGCGCCGGCTATCTGGATCTGTACGTGCAGGTCCAGAAGCAACGCAAGCAGATGCGCGAGCTCAAGGCGGCGGGCGATCTGGATGCCGCCCGGCGGGTGAGCGGGCGGGACGGGTTGCGCCGCGCGATGCAGCAGGAACTGCTGCTGCGCCAGGGCGTGGCGGTGGCCAGCGAGCAGGGGTTTCGCGAACGGCTGGTGCGCTTCTGGTCGAACCACTTCGCGATTTCGGTGGACAAGCATGTCGCCGCGCTGTTCGCCGCACCGATGGAGCGCGAGGCGATCCGTCCGCATGTCGGCGGCCGTTTCGTGGACATGCTGCTGGCGGTGGAGCGGCATCCCGGCATGTTGCTGTACCTCGACAACGCACAGTCGATTGGCGACGACTCGCGGATGGCGACGCGGCGCGCGGGGGCGCGCAAGCGCGGCCTCAACGAGAACCTGGCGCGTGAAATCATGGAGCTGCATACGCTGGGCGTGAATGCCGGCTACAGCCAGCAGGACGTGACCGAATTCGCGCGCGCCATCACCGGCTGGAGCGTGGCGCGCCCGAATGATCGCGGCAGTGGCAGCGGCGCGTTCGTGTTCCGCGCAACCGCGCATGAACCCGGCGCGCGGCGGGTGTTCGGCAGTACCTATCGGCAGCCTGGCGAAGAACAGGGCGTGGCGATCCTGCATGACCTGGCCCGGCATCCGGCCACTGCCCGCCACGTCTCGATGAAGCTGGCGCGGCATTTCGTGGCCGATGCGCCGGCGCCGGCGCTGGTCGAGCGCATGGCCCGGGCCTGGCTGGCCAGTGACGGTGACCTGGCCCAGGTGTGCCGCACGATGGTGGAGGACGATCGGGCGTGGGTGGCCATGGATCGCAAGTTCAAGACACCCGAGGATTTCTGCGTGTCCGCGCTGCGCGCCTGCGGCCTCGACGGGCAGCGCGAGCTGGCGCTGTCCCTGCGCCTGCAGGGGCAGCTGGGGCAGCCGGTATTCCAGCCGCGCTCGCCGGCGGGGTTTGGCGATGTTGCCGCAGACTGGGGCGGGCCCGATGCACTGTTCAAGCGCGTGCAGGCCGCGCAAACCCTGGCCGAGCGCCTGCCCACGGGCATCGACCTGACCCCGCAGGTGCTGGGCGACGCCGTGCTGGGCAGCGCGCTGGATGCGCAAACCGCTACTGCCCTGCGCCGCGCGGAATCGGTACAGCAAGGCGTGGCCCTGCTGCTGGCCAGCCCCGCCTTCCAGTGGAGGACATGA
- a CDS encoding DUF4870 domain-containing protein, with the protein METVQVQTLSSTQHDRLWAASAHGGALLLAFLTSWSAGIAGMLAALVVYFAKRGDSEFAATHAREAFNFNLTMFLLACGLVIVGGLLVGATVLTLGLGAIVTLPAGLVLVLLAGAVAVSWLVCSVIATFKALNGESYRYPFSLRLLVK; encoded by the coding sequence ATGGAAACCGTGCAGGTGCAGACGCTGTCCTCGACCCAGCACGACCGCCTGTGGGCGGCCAGCGCCCACGGCGGCGCCCTGCTGCTGGCCTTCCTGACCAGCTGGAGCGCCGGCATCGCCGGCATGCTGGCGGCGCTGGTGGTCTACTTCGCCAAGCGGGGCGATTCGGAATTCGCCGCGACGCATGCGCGCGAAGCGTTCAACTTCAACCTGACGATGTTCCTGCTGGCCTGCGGGCTGGTCATCGTGGGCGGGCTGCTGGTCGGCGCGACCGTGTTGACGCTGGGGCTGGGTGCCATCGTCACCCTGCCGGCCGGGCTGGTGCTGGTGCTGCTGGCGGGGGCAGTTGCGGTGAGTTGGCTGGTATGCAGCGTCATCGCCACGTTCAAGGCGCTGAACGGCGAAAGCTACCGCTACCCGTTTTCACTGCGCCTCCTGGTCAAGTAA